One region of Primulina tabacum isolate GXHZ01 chromosome 1, ASM2559414v2, whole genome shotgun sequence genomic DNA includes:
- the LOC142537431 gene encoding GATA transcription factor 8-like has translation MGPFFVDEIDCGNFFDQMDDLIEFPPENDCAGGDLVNSGNCQDISSMWNDLLPGSDPLFPGSQTDSAADLSAELSVPYEDIIQLEWLSTFVEDSFSGSGVTIGKENSGINKVLPSSHKQFQTSSPVSVLESSSSSSSVGKNTPLSGSQRARSKRSRPATFSPRLPIHLISPSTSGEAPLPSAPHRFYTDADNFAESLSKLNGSEHKRKKKIKSSLSVDPMESTYQKTPTQSVRKCLHCEITMTPQWRAGPMGLKTLCNACGVRFKSGRLFPEYRPAASPTFVPALHSNSHKKVIEMRNNVGLESMGKTSKTECNPSTSL, from the exons ATGGGGCCATTTTTCGTTGATGAAATTGACTGTGGAAACTTCTTTGATCAAATGGATGATTTAATTGAGTTTCCTCCGGAAAATGATTGTGCCGGTGGTGACTTAGTTAACTCCGGCAACTGCCAAGATATTTCGAGCATGTGGAATGACTTGTTACCGGGTTCCGACCCTCTTTTTCCCGGAAGCCAAACAGATTCTGCAGCTGATCTTTCTGCAGAGCTCTCTGTTCCG TATGAGGATATCATACAGCTAGAATGGCTTTCGACGTTCGTGGAGGATTCATTTTCCGGCAGTGGCGTGACCATTGGAAAAGAGAATTCTGGCATAAACAAAGTGCTACCATCCTCTCACAAACAATTCCAAACCTCAAGCCCAGTTTCAGTGTTAGAGAGCAGCAGCAGTTCCTCTTCTGTTGGGAAGAATACGCCTCTCAGTGGCTCACAACGTGCTCGAAGCAAGCGCTCCCGCCCCGCAACTTTCAGTCCCAGATTGCCAATTCATCTCATCTCCCCCTCAACCTCCGGAGAGGCCCCTCTGCCTTCTGCCCCTCATAGATTCTATACAGATGCCGATAATTTTGCTGAGTCACTCTCGAAACTGAATGGATCCGAACAtaagaggaaaaagaaaataaaatcatcTTTATCAGTGGATCCGATGGAGTCTACGTATCAGAAAACACCTACACAATCCGTTCGTAAATGCTTGCACTGCGAGATAACAATGACTCCTCAATGGAGAGCTGGCCCAATGGGTCTGAAAACTCTATGCAACGCATGTGGAGTTCGCTTCAAGTCTGGTCGACTGTTCCCCGAGTACCGTCCCGCTGCCAGCCCGACCTTTGTTCCTGCTCTGCACTCCAACTCCCACAAGAAAGTTATTGAGATGAGGAACAACGTTGGCCTCGAAAGCATGGGAAAAACGTCGAAAACCGAATGCAACCCAAGCACCTCACTCTAG